Below is a window of Polyangiaceae bacterium DNA.
TCGCTCGACACGGCCACCGAGACGTCGCTCGGCACAGGCGGGTTGGTGCGCTCGGTCGCCGTCGGCAGGGACGTCCCGAGCTGCGTGGCGAGCACGCGCCCCGCGCGATCGGCGTGGAGCTTGGAGCCCGGCGCGAAGGGCACCAGGGCGACGCAGAAGTCGGCGACGTTCTGCCACCGGACCCCCCGGTCCTTCGCCAGCGCCTTCGAGATCGCTTCCTGGAGCCCCGCGGGGACGTCATCGCGGAAGTCCGATAGGGGAGGGGGCGTGTCATTGAGCAGCGCGCTGCACAGCGAAGGAATGGACTCCGCCACGTACGGCGGGCGGTTCGCCAGGAGCTGATACAGGATCGCGCCCAGGGACCAGATGTCGGTGCGGGTGTCCACGCTCTTCGCGGAGTGCATCTGCTCCGGCGACATGTAGAGCGGCGAGCCGATCAAGGCGGAGGTCGCGGTCAGCGACAGGTCCGCTGCGGACCCACCCGAGACCGACTTCGAGATCCCGAAGTCCAGCACCTTGACCAGGCGCGTGCCGTCGGCGCGCCGCGCCAGGAACAAGTTCGCGGGCTTCAGGTCACGGTGCACGATGCCGGCGGCGTGGGCCTCGGCCACCGCCTCGCAGGCCTCGAGCAGGTAGCGCACCGCTTCCTCGATGGGGAGCTGGCCGCGCTCACGCAGCTCGTCGCCGAGGTCGTGCCCCTCGAGGTACTCCATCACCATGTAGGGCACGCCGTCTTCGTTGCTGCCCACGTCGAGGACGCGCGCCACGTGCTCGCTCTTGATCTTCACCGCCGCGCGGGCTTCGCGCCGGAAGCGCTCGGCGGCGTCGTTGCGCTTGGCGATCTCCGGCAGCAGGAACTTCACCGCCACGCGCTGATCCAGCTCGAGGTGGCGGGCAGCGACGACGACCCCCATACCGCCCTCGCCGAGCACGCGCTCGACCTCGAACTTGCCGGCGAGCACGTCGCCTGCGCGGACCGGGGCGTTGTCCATGAGCCAGAGTACTTTACGCGAAGGTGCGCGGCCAGGGAACAACCCGACCCGGTCAACCGCCGAGAGGTGTCCGAAATTGGGTCACTGGCAGCATTCGCCCGGTTCCGAAGGACTTTTCGCTGAGCTTGAGCACGATGCCCGCCTGCCAGCGCTTGTGCTCGGCCGCGCGGAGCTGGCTCGCCAGGTGAGTCGCCTCTTCCGGCAGCGTGCCGGGCGGCAGGGGCGATCCCGTGACCAGCGCCTCCAAGATGGGAGAGACGCGGGCGTAGTCGAAGGGGTCGACCTGGTCCGGACGGAGCTCTGCGCTGGGCGCCCGCTCGAAGACGAAGGCCGGGATCACGCCGCGGCCCCCGTCGTAGTGGCGGGCCAGCCGATACACGTCCGGCTTGGTCACGTCGCCGATCACCGCCAGCGTCCCCGCCATGTCGCCGTACAGCGTGCCGTAGCCCAGCGCGAGCTCGGTCTTGTTGCTGGTGTTCAGGAGCAGGCCGCCGCGGCGGTTCACGTGAGCCATCAGGATCATGGCGCGCAAGCGGGCCTGGAGGTTCTCGGCGACCAGCGAGTCGCGCTCTCCCATCACGGCGCCGAGGTCGTGCTCGAGCGCGCCGTGCAGCGACTCGATCGGGTGTGCCACGAGCTCGATGCCCAAGGCAGACGCGAGCTGCTCGGCGCATTGGGTGGAGCGGGGATCGCTGTAACGCGACGGCATCGCGATTGCCGTGACGCGCTCGGCGCCCAGGGCCTCCTTGGCGATGCAAGCGACGAGGCTCGAGTCGATGCCGCCGGAGAGCCCCAGGAACGCCCGTCCGAGGCCGTTCTTCCGCGCGAAACCTCGGACTCCGGAGACCAGCGCCTGGAACATCTCGTGCTCGACCGGTTGGGTCTCGACTTCCTCGGGCGGAGCGCCAGTGTCCACGACGGTGACGCTCTCCGCGAAGCGCGGCAGGCGCGTGAGCAGCTGGCCGTCGCGGGTGACGAAGCTCCCGCCGTCGAAGATCAGCTCGTCGTTGGCGCCGCAGGCGTTGACGTACACCACCGGTACCCGCCGCCGGCGCGTTTGCCCGAGCCTCTGCTCGAAGACCCCGACCCGATACGGGGACGCCGAGATGCACACGAGCAGCTCCGCGCCCGCTGCCTCCAGCTCGGCGCCGGGCGACAGCGGATAGCCCTCGTCCCACAGATCCTCGCAGACCAAGAGCCCGAGCTTCCGGCCGCCGACCTCGACGGGCTCGCAGGGGGGACCAGGCACGAACCAGCGTGGCTCGTGGAAGACGTCGAAGGCCGGCAGCAGGCGCTTGGCGACCCGGTGCCGGACCCGGCCCCCCTCGAGCAGCAACGCCGCGTCGTGGAGACCGGGATGCCCCGGGGTCGCCTCGCCCGAGGCCAGCACGGAGCCGAGCACCAGCGGGACGAGCGCGCGGGTCGCCTCGGCCACCTCGGCGACTGCCGCCGCCGCCGCGTCCACGAACGCCGGATCGCAGAGCAGATCTCGCGGCGGATAGCCGGTGACCGACAGCTCCGGGAACACGCACAGCTCGGCGCCGGCTTCGCCGGCGATCTGAGACGCGCGCACGATGCGACGGACGTTGCCTCCGAAGTCGCCGATGCGCGTGTCGATCTGGGCGATGCCGACGCGCATCACACCTCGGCCGCGATGGCGCCCAGCAGGTTCAGGGCCGCCAGCACCGAGTCGCGGCGCAGGCATACTTCGTCGCCCAGCATGAAGGTTCGGTAGCCGAGCCCGAGCAAGAACGCGACGTCGCTGACGTCGCTGGAGTCCGGCACGGTCCGGCGGGCCAGCGAGCCCAGGATGCGGGAGGCGACGATGGCGTCCGGGTCTGCTTCGGCGATCTGGCGCAGCGCGCCGAGCACCAAGTGCGGTCGCGGCACCTCCACGTAGAGGTCGCCGCGGGCCGCCATCAGCCGACCGTGGCGCTTGCCCTCCCTGGCGACGTAGTCGAGTCCTCGCTGCGACTCGATCTTGCAGACCAGCTCCGCGTCCGGCAGCAACGAGCGGACTTCCTCCGGATCCGAGGGCCGCTCCACGAACGACAGCATCACGCGCTGGAGGCCCACGCGCGCCATTGCGTCGAGGTAAGCGTGGTCGGCGGCGGTGAGCGTGCCCTCGATCTCGAGGGACGGGTCCACGATGTTGACGCTCTCGCCCGGGCCCACGTAGCGCCGGGGCGAGTCGGCCAAGATCAGCCGCTCGCCGTCCACCTCGAGCAGTCGTGCGTGCTCGCGACCGTCGTCGAAGTAGGCGTCGCAGGGGACGTTCACCTTCAGGCGATGGCTGACCCGCACTTCGGTGAACGGCGGCACGGCGCCGCCCACCACGCGCAGCTGCCGGCCCTTGAGATCGACCCAGAGCGGAGGGCCGAGGTCGGCGAGCCGAGCCAGTACGGGCTCGAGCGCCGGCGAAGTGTCGAGCGTTCCGTCGAAGCCGCGGATGGGCATCACGGTGTTCAAGCGGAGCCCGCCGACCAGCGGATGCCGCGCGACCTCGGCGGCGAAGTCGGCGTAGGGCGGGAGGGTGACGATGACGGAGAGCCCCGTCACAGGTCGAGCGTCGCCTTGCAGTACTCGCACACCCAGCGGCCGAACGCCGTGGGCGGCAGGCTGGCCATGCAGTTCGGGCAGTGCAGGACCTTGGGCTTCACCTCTTCGACGATGCGCTTCGCGAGCTCGTCCACCTTCTCCTTGGCGTGGCGGGCGGCCATGTTCTTCTTGAAGTCCTCGAAGCGGCCCCAGGAGCGCGCGACGATGCCCAGCGCGTAGTCGATGGCGCGCTGCTCGTCGTGCACGCGGGCCACCTGCTGGGGGCCCAGGGCCTCGAACCACTGCTGATCCACCTCGTCGCCGGCGCTGCCGGTGGGGCGTCGCAAGAACCAGGTGTTGTACTTCTTGGCCAAGGCTCGCCAGAGCTCGATGGCGTTCTGATCCTGGCTCGCGACGCCGCAGACCTTCTCGATCTCCTTGCCGTGAACGGTCTCGTGCATCGGCGCGTCGCCATACACGATCAAGAAGGGCGGCTCGGCGGCGTTGGGGATGGAGACACGGTTCAACATGTACCAGGCGAACAGGCCATAACCCTCCGGCCCGTCACCACCACCACCCTCGCCGTACAGGGCCTTGAGCTGCTGCTCCAGGTCGTAGCCCTTGGCGAAGCCCGTGACCTGGAGCGGGTAGCGGTCGTAGCGCGCGTCGCCGATGGCCGCGAAGCAGATCTCCAGATCCGGCCGGTACTGGTGCAGCGTCATGTAAAGGAGCGGCAGCCGGTCGAAGATCTCGAACGGCCACCGCGCCATCGAGCCGGTCACGTCCACTGCGACGACGATCGGCGTCTTGCTCTTGCACTCGATGGCGCGCTTGGGATCGACCAGCGCCTCGAGCGGATTCTTCTTGTCCTCGTAGGTGCGGGGCCCGGCGGCCCCGGCGCGGGCCGCCTCGCGTTCGCGATCGGCCTTGTGCGCCGGGTCGAAGTCGTACTTGTCCGAGCCGTACCAGTCCGAGGTGTCCCCGCTCCAGGAGTACATGGGGAGCGAGGATAGCCCTCACATCTTCTGAGTTCCACCCACCGGGACGCCCGCACCGCCAGCCGGGGCGGGGCCCCCGAGCTTCTGGTTCAGCTTCTTCAGCGCGGAGCAGGACCAGACGTTCTTGACCTTCTCTTTGTCGTCCTTGTACCAGCGGCCGTAGTTGTTGCAGCCGTCGCGCAGCTTGGTGAGGCCCAGGGCGGTGTCCTTCTTGTAGTCGGCCGACCCGCGATAGATGAAGTACCCCATGTTGTAGCAGGCCTGGTAGTTGCCGAAGTTACAGGCGCGCTGGAAGAACTCGGCGGTCTTCTTGCCGTCCTGCTTCACCCCGTCGCCCTTCTCGTACATCAGCGCCAGCTCGTAGCAGTCGTTGTTGGAGCGCAGGTAGCAGGCCTTCTCGTGCAGCGTGGCCGCCGTCGCCGGGTCCTTCTTCTCCACGCCGACGCCCTCCTTGTACATCTTGGCCAGGCTGCGGCAACTCATGGTGTTGCCTCGCTCGCAGCTGCCCTTGCGGATGCGCGCGGCCTCTGCCGGGTTCGGCGAGACTCCTTGCCCGGTGGCGTACATGTCGGCCATCGCGTCGCAGGCGGACTCGAGCCGGCCGTTGCAGGCCCGATTGTAGTACTTGAACGCCTCTGCGTCGTTGCGCGCCATGCCGCTGTACCCGCTGCGGTACATCCCGGCGAGGTCGGAGCACGACAGGTAGTGCATCTTGTCGCAGCCCTTGCGGTAGAACTGCACGGCCTTCATCGCGTCCTTCTGGGTGAACGTGCCGTAGCGGTACCACGAGGCCAGCTTGCCACAGACGGTTGCGTCCCCCTTCTCGCACGACTGCGCGAACAGCTCGAGGGCGCGCTCCTTCGGCGAGCTCTTGCAGACCTCCTCCTGGATCAGCTTGCCCAGGTTGTCACAGGCCTTCGAGCTGCCCTGCTCGCAGCCGACCTCGTACAGCCCACACGCCTTCTGCTTGTCCTCCTTCACGCCCTGACCCTGAGCGTAGAGCGCGCCGGTGTCGTTGCAGGAGTCCGCGTAGCCGCCGGAGCACGAGTGCTGGAAGTGGGAGAACGCCTTGGCGTGATCCGTCTTCACTCCCTTGCCCCAGTAGAAGTCCTGTCCGACCTCGTAGCAGGTCCGCGGGTGGCCGGTGCGGCAGCCTCGCTCGAAGTACTGATGAGCCCGGGCGTCGTCCCGGGCCACTCCCTCGCCGTTGCGGTAGAGCTGCCCGATCAAGCGGCAGCCTTCGCCTTCGAACAGGTTGCAGGCCTGCTCGAAGAACTCGAACGCCTTCACCGCGTCGCGCGCCCGGTAGACACCGGACTGGTAGATCTTCCCGAGCTCGACGCAGGCGTACCCGCTCCCTTCCTTGCAGCCCTTCTCGATCTTCACGACGGCGTTGTAGGTGTCCTTCTTGACGCCATAGCCGTAGAGCATCAGGTACCCGAGCCGCGCGCAGCCCTCGGCGCCACCCCACAGATTGCAGGCCTTCTCGTAGAGCTTGGCGGCCTGCTCGTCGTTCTCCTTCTGCTTCTCGCGCTCCATTCCCGCGCCGCGGAAATAGGTGTTGCCGAGCTCCGTGCAGCCGAGCGCGCTGTTCTTCTCGCAGGCGCTCTTGAAGTACTCCATGGCCTTGACACGGTCGAGCCCGGCACCGCGCCCGTCGGCCGAATACAGGATGCCGAGGTGCGCGCAGCCGTCCGGGTTGTCGGCCTTGCAGGCGCGCTGGTAGAGGTTGAACGCCTTCTTGTAGTCCCGGGGCGTGGCCACCCCCTGCTCGTGCATCACGCCGAGCTCGACGCAGCCCTGCGAGAAGCCGCCGTCGCAGGCGCGCTTGAACTGGGCGAAGGCCGTGTCCACGCTCGCCTCGGGCGCCGTGCCCGAGCGGTGCATGCGACCCAGGTGCGAGCAGCCCAGAGCGTCGCCGGCCTTGCACGCCTTCTGGAAGGTCTCGAACGCCTTGAAGCGGTCGGCGGAGACGCCGATGCCGCTCAGGAGGTGTGAGCCGTACTCCGCGCAGGCCGACTCGTCGCCCAGGCCGCACGCCTTCTTGAAGAAGGCGACGGCCTGCATCTGGTCCTTGCCGGCGTTCCGGTAGATGACCGCGAGCTGGGCGCAGCTCTTGGGGTTGTTCTTGTCGCACTGGCCGCGGCACTCGCCCTCGTTCTTGCCCGAGCAAGCAAAGGCCTTGACCGTGGACTGCTTCGCGCACTTCGCGCCGTCCCAGACGAAGCCCGCGCTGCACTCCGGGATCTCGTCGGTCTTCGCGGCCACGCCTTGGGCGTCTTTGGCGGCCTTCTTGGGGGCGCCGAGCGGTCGGAGCTCGAGGCGCAGGAGCGAGCCGCAGCCCTCCGGTGCCTTCTGGGCCTCGGTGCTGGCGGTCTCGCACTTCTCGATGGACCCGTCCTTGTTGGAGACCGAGCGGCTACTCGAGGTCTTGGCTTCGACGCCGGCGCCGAACAAGCCGGCCACCGTGCCCATCTTCGAGCGTTCGCCGGTCTTCACCGCAAAGGCGCCGATGGTCGCCCCGCGCACGAAGTGAGTGGCGCCGTCGCATTCACCCTTGAGCTCGGCGGTGTCCGCATGGGTACGCACCGCCGTGCGCTTGCCGACGATGACCAGACCGATGTCGAGGGTGGTGCCCTTCTGCATGTCGGCGCCCAGCTTCGCGCCGCCCATCGCGAAGATGCCCGGCAGGTTCGCCGCGACCTCGTCCAGAGAGTCGTAGCGAATCAGCTGCTCCTTCTTGTTCACGCCGACGTAGCCGTAGCTGCCCTCGATCGAGCAGTCCTTCAGCATCTTGATGGCGTTCTTCTGGTAGCGGACGACGGCGATGCGGTCGCGGGTCAGGACCTCCAGGTCCGTGCGGTGATCCGGCTCCCAGTCGACGATGAGCGGTTCGGCGTAGGTCGAGACGACGTCTGCTGACTGCCGTCCGGGGATACCGGTGCCGTTGCCGTTCGGGCCCGGCTTGATCCCGCCGCCACCGCAGCCATTCGCACCGACCATCGAGAGTGAGACAGCGGCTGTTGCCGCGAGAAGAACGAACCTCGACATTTGAGCTCCCTTGCCGAAAATAGCCCCTCAACATAAACCGGCCGCGGTCCGGGCAACAAGAGCGTCGGCTGACCGGCGTCACCCGCGATGTGTGTGCTTTGGTCACCCGGGCATGACGGCCAAGGTCTTCAAGCCGAACTCGCGCACGAACCGCTCTCGAAGCCCCCGCTCTTCCAGGTAGTCCGCGACTCGATCTGGGACGAGGCTGCGCCAGTCGCTCCCGCGGGCCATGGCGAGCCGGACCATGGTGCCGGACACGCGCACCTGCTCGCCCGGTTCGAGGAGGCTGACCGGGTGGACTACTCCGTAGTCCTCCGCCATGAGCCCCTTCACCCAGGCATTCGCGGTCACGAAGGCGTCGAGCGGACCCAGGAGCTCCCGCACCATCAGCCGCCAGCGCGGCGGATCGCCGAGGTCCGGGATGTCCACGATGGTCGCCCGGTCCGCGGAGCCCTCGAGCACCAGCTCGAGCATTTCCCGGGTCTCGGCGGCGCTGAACGGGTTGTGGACGTCGAGCTTGTTCGAGCTGCCGATCCCCAGGACGACCTGGTCGGCCGAGCGCAGGAGCGCCCGGATTACCGCGGCGTGCCCCAGGTGCACCGGCTTCCAACGGGCAACCATCGCGATTTTCGCCCAGCGGCGGCGTTCCACGGCCGAGAGCTTGGCACGACTGGCGGCCGCTCGGTTTCTCGGTTACGAGCTTCGGCGTCGCTCGGGGCGCGGCCCCCCACCTCGGTGGAGGGCAGCTGAGACGGACCCGCAAGACCTGATCTGGTTCGGACCAGCGGAGGAATGCGACGACCGGCGGCCCCGGCGTCCCTTCCACCACGAGCGACAGGAAGGACCGCTTCGAAATGCCCGCTTGGACCCTGCCGCTCCGTGGCGCCCAGAACCCCTCGACGCTTCGCGAGGGCACCACGCCTGGCTCCTTCGCCAACCCCGACGACGTCGGCGGACCGCTCGCGTTCTCGTCGCCCGACACGCCCGGCATGCCGGCGCCCAGCGACAAGACCGCGTGGGACTTCCTGCCGGAGGGCTGGAGCCGTGGAGCCGATGGGTTCGCCGTCGCGCCCGCGGGGTTCGTGCCGGTCACCCAGCTCGAGCACGCGCGGCTGGGAGTGGTCACGCCGGAGATGCGCCGAGTCGCCGAGCGGGAGAAGCACCTGAGCCCCGAGCAGGTGCGGAACGAGGTCGCCGCCGGCCGCATGATCATCCCTGCCAACCGCGTGCACCTGGGCTTCGGGCTCGACGCGATGTGCATCGGTCGGGCCAGCCGGACCAAGGTCAACGCGAACCTCGGCGCGTCGCCGGTGTCCAGCGGCACCGACGAGGAGGTCGAGAAGATGCGCTGGAGCGTGCGCTGGGGCGCCGACACGGTGATGGATCTCTCCACCGGCGGCGATCTGGACGCCTGCCGTGACGCCATCATCCGCGCCTCCCGCGTGCCCATCGGCACGGTGCCGATCTACTCGATGATCATCGGGCG
It encodes the following:
- a CDS encoding serine/threonine protein kinase, which encodes MDNAPVRAGDVLAGKFEVERVLGEGGMGVVVAARHLELDQRVAVKFLLPEIAKRNDAAERFRREARAAVKIKSEHVARVLDVGSNEDGVPYMVMEYLEGHDLGDELRERGQLPIEEAVRYLLEACEAVAEAHAAGIVHRDLKPANLFLARRADGTRLVKVLDFGISKSVSGGSAADLSLTATSALIGSPLYMSPEQMHSAKSVDTRTDIWSLGAILYQLLANRPPYVAESIPSLCSALLNDTPPPLSDFRDDVPAGLQEAISKALAKDRGVRWQNVADFCVALVPFAPGSKLHADRAGRVLATQLGTSLPTATERTNPPVPSDVSVAVSSESSIENQPTEASSTKPAAEKTLDSWGKTGASSSSPPERRSRPIAALAAGAVVALGLVAWGVSRTTATATPSAAPAGEPPRVAEPAAAATRDPSPAVEPAPVAPAPADSAADAAVAAPSPPTPRRAPTHAVVPSERPSKPTTQPTSAPFGGRR
- the nadE gene encoding NAD(+) synthase: MRVGIAQIDTRIGDFGGNVRRIVRASQIAGEAGAELCVFPELSVTGYPPRDLLCDPAFVDAAAAAVAEVAEATRALVPLVLGSVLASGEATPGHPGLHDAALLLEGGRVRHRVAKRLLPAFDVFHEPRWFVPGPPCEPVEVGGRKLGLLVCEDLWDEGYPLSPGAELEAAGAELLVCISASPYRVGVFEQRLGQTRRRRVPVVYVNACGANDELIFDGGSFVTRDGQLLTRLPRFAESVTVVDTGAPPEEVETQPVEHEMFQALVSGVRGFARKNGLGRAFLGLSGGIDSSLVACIAKEALGAERVTAIAMPSRYSDPRSTQCAEQLASALGIELVAHPIESLHGALEHDLGAVMGERDSLVAENLQARLRAMILMAHVNRRGGLLLNTSNKTELALGYGTLYGDMAGTLAVIGDVTKPDVYRLARHYDGGRGVIPAFVFERAPSAELRPDQVDPFDYARVSPILEALVTGSPLPPGTLPEEATHLASQLRAAEHKRWQAGIVLKLSEKSFGTGRMLPVTQFRTPLGG
- a CDS encoding sel1 repeat family protein; this translates as MVGANGCGGGGIKPGPNGNGTGIPGRQSADVVSTYAEPLIVDWEPDHRTDLEVLTRDRIAVVRYQKNAIKMLKDCSIEGSYGYVGVNKKEQLIRYDSLDEVAANLPGIFAMGGAKLGADMQKGTTLDIGLVIVGKRTAVRTHADTAELKGECDGATHFVRGATIGAFAVKTGERSKMGTVAGLFGAGVEAKTSSSRSVSNKDGSIEKCETASTEAQKAPEGCGSLLRLELRPLGAPKKAAKDAQGVAAKTDEIPECSAGFVWDGAKCAKQSTVKAFACSGKNEGECRGQCDKNNPKSCAQLAVIYRNAGKDQMQAVAFFKKACGLGDESACAEYGSHLLSGIGVSADRFKAFETFQKACKAGDALGCSHLGRMHRSGTAPEASVDTAFAQFKRACDGGFSQGCVELGVMHEQGVATPRDYKKAFNLYQRACKADNPDGCAHLGILYSADGRGAGLDRVKAMEYFKSACEKNSALGCTELGNTYFRGAGMEREKQKENDEQAAKLYEKACNLWGGAEGCARLGYLMLYGYGVKKDTYNAVVKIEKGCKEGSGYACVELGKIYQSGVYRARDAVKAFEFFEQACNLFEGEGCRLIGQLYRNGEGVARDDARAHQYFERGCRTGHPRTCYEVGQDFYWGKGVKTDHAKAFSHFQHSCSGGYADSCNDTGALYAQGQGVKEDKQKACGLYEVGCEQGSSKACDNLGKLIQEEVCKSSPKERALELFAQSCEKGDATVCGKLASWYRYGTFTQKDAMKAVQFYRKGCDKMHYLSCSDLAGMYRSGYSGMARNDAEAFKYYNRACNGRLESACDAMADMYATGQGVSPNPAEAARIRKGSCERGNTMSCRSLAKMYKEGVGVEKKDPATAATLHEKACYLRSNNDCYELALMYEKGDGVKQDGKKTAEFFQRACNFGNYQACYNMGYFIYRGSADYKKDTALGLTKLRDGCNNYGRWYKDDKEKVKNVWSCSALKKLNQKLGGPAPAGGAGVPVGGTQKM